One genomic window of Bacteroidota bacterium includes the following:
- a CDS encoding AAA family ATPase — protein MKDSDNKQLQLAFEFVQFTHKNVFLTGNAGTGKTTFLHNLKTQTYKRMVVVAPTGVAAINAGGVTIHSFFQLPFGPFIPLQYAQDQAQIDLAKGRQNANIQKFNREKIKIIKGLDLLVIDEISMVRADLLDGIDEVLRRYKNRNKPFGGVQLLMIGDMHQLAPVVKDNEWNLLQNIYSTAFFFSSKALNETNYVSLELKHIYRQSDKKFIDLLAKVRRNRIDQASLETLNERFVKDFEKEEHEGYIILTTHNAKAKEINDQRLQLLETKSHHFLAEVDGDFPEYSFPTEHDLELKVGAQVMFIQNDPSPEKQYFNGKIGVIDEIVEEIISVKCPEDDYSIEVNKGFWDNIRYEVDPESKEIKENIVGQFVQHPLKLAWAITIHKSQGLTFDKAIIDAKSAFTFGQVYVALSRCRTLEGMVLSSKIADYSIKSNQNIVSFSKEMEDNPPGDQLLSNSKKEFQEMLVLELFDFNDIHRRLNYLIKLLNENGTICQPEWVQKARDASTLIKTDVVEVSTKFKQQIKHLSLAANNIEANPILQSRIQKACSFFHEKTSLILNPVQSIEFEIDNRAIKKIITESAKKLDEEIFIKLYCLNATKDGFLTKAYLDARAKAAIEKVETKKLKAKKQDSTSTSVKHPIFYAKLRKWRNDLAEESKLPVYMILPQKTLIEISNKLPSSTSELQKVKGLGKKKLERYGKEIFWMITEYRTENKLETAEWTAIKPIEKLVKVPSPQQSYELYISGKNIVEIAVERDMTERTIEGHLTQYVQSGELKVEDFVSKNQVKCITDYYNKAQNKSLGEAKTQLGDSVSYAELKFVFASLSK, from the coding sequence AATATGCTCAAGATCAGGCTCAAATTGACTTGGCAAAAGGACGACAAAATGCGAATATTCAAAAATTTAATCGAGAAAAAATTAAAATAATCAAAGGTCTTGACCTGCTTGTGATTGATGAAATAAGCATGGTTAGAGCCGATTTACTCGATGGTATTGACGAAGTATTGAGGCGTTATAAAAACAGGAATAAACCATTTGGAGGTGTTCAGCTATTAATGATTGGCGATATGCATCAGTTGGCTCCTGTTGTGAAAGATAACGAATGGAATCTACTTCAAAATATTTATTCAACAGCCTTTTTCTTTAGCAGCAAAGCATTAAACGAAACCAACTATGTAAGCCTTGAATTAAAACATATTTACAGGCAGAGCGATAAAAAGTTTATTGATTTGCTGGCCAAGGTCAGACGAAATAGAATTGATCAGGCAAGTCTTGAAACTTTAAACGAACGTTTTGTAAAGGATTTTGAAAAAGAGGAACATGAGGGCTATATCATACTAACAACACATAATGCAAAAGCCAAGGAAATTAACGATCAGCGCTTACAACTACTTGAAACAAAATCACATCATTTTTTGGCAGAGGTTGACGGTGATTTTCCAGAATACTCCTTCCCTACTGAACATGATTTAGAACTTAAAGTAGGTGCGCAGGTGATGTTCATTCAAAACGATCCATCTCCTGAAAAACAATATTTCAACGGTAAAATTGGCGTTATTGACGAGATTGTGGAAGAAATCATCAGTGTAAAATGTCCGGAAGATGATTATTCGATTGAAGTGAACAAAGGTTTTTGGGACAATATCCGTTATGAAGTTGATCCTGAAAGCAAAGAGATTAAAGAAAATATTGTCGGACAGTTTGTTCAGCATCCATTGAAATTAGCCTGGGCTATTACTATCCACAAAAGTCAGGGTTTAACTTTCGACAAAGCCATAATCGATGCAAAATCAGCTTTTACATTTGGACAAGTTTATGTGGCTCTTAGCCGTTGCCGTACACTTGAAGGTATGGTGTTGAGTTCAAAAATTGCTGATTACAGCATTAAATCAAATCAAAATATAGTTTCATTTTCAAAAGAGATGGAAGACAATCCTCCGGGCGATCAATTGCTTTCGAATTCAAAAAAGGAATTCCAGGAAATGCTGGTATTGGAGTTATTTGACTTCAATGATATTCACCGAAGATTGAATTATTTGATTAAACTATTGAATGAAAATGGCACAATCTGTCAGCCAGAATGGGTTCAAAAAGCCCGTGATGCTTCAACGCTCATAAAGACAGATGTTGTTGAGGTTTCAACCAAGTTTAAACAGCAAATAAAACATTTATCCCTTGCTGCAAATAATATAGAGGCTAATCCCATTTTACAAAGTCGCATCCAAAAAGCTTGTTCTTTTTTCCATGAAAAGACTTCGCTGATTTTAAACCCTGTTCAATCCATCGAATTTGAAATCGACAACAGGGCAATTAAAAAGATTATTACAGAATCAGCAAAAAAACTGGATGAAGAAATTTTTATTAAGCTTTATTGCCTTAATGCCACAAAAGATGGATTTCTGACAAAAGCATATTTAGATGCTCGGGCAAAGGCGGCCATTGAAAAGGTTGAAACAAAAAAATTAAAAGCGAAAAAACAAGACAGCACATCGACAAGCGTAAAACATCCCATTTTCTATGCAAAACTTAGAAAGTGGAGAAATGACTTAGCCGAAGAAAGCAAGCTACCGGTATATATGATTCTTCCGCAAAAAACATTAATTGAAATTTCCAATAAACTACCATCATCCACTTCAGAATTACAGAAGGTAAAAGGCTTAGGAAAGAAAAAACTGGAGCGCTATGGGAAAGAAATATTTTGGATGATAACTGAATATAGAACCGAAAACAAACTGGAAACAGCCGAATGGACTGCCATTAAACCAATTGAAAAGCTGGTAAAGGTTCCTTCACCACAGCAAAGTTATGAGTTATACATATCAGGCAAAAACATAGTAGAAATTGCTGTAGAGCGCGATATGACTGAACGAACGATAGAAGGTCATTTAACTCAATATGTTCAATCAGGAGAATTGAAAGTTGAGGACTTTGTATCCAAAAACCAGGTTAAATGCATAACAGACTATTACAATAAAGCTCAGAATAAAAGCCTTGGGGAAGCTAAAACACAATTGGGCGATAGTGTTTCCTATGCTGAGCTTAAGTTTGTATTTGCATCATTAAGTAAATAA